The following coding sequences lie in one Zingiber officinale cultivar Zhangliang chromosome 2B, Zo_v1.1, whole genome shotgun sequence genomic window:
- the LOC122045078 gene encoding protein NRT1/ PTR FAMILY 8.3-like isoform X2, giving the protein MAVTLQMHQMLQFGEGVTMITLSALTPSLKVPSCEEGSCHSANGGQTLAFFSGLYLVAFGSGGVKAALLPFGADQFSDDNIEERQRKSSFFSLFYVCLNIGGLFSSTVIVWIQENLSWALGFGITAVCIAIALVGFLLGTPAYHLRAPSGTSSLKSVLQVVIAAFRKIRLEVPLDSRLLYEVDDTTAQNFGRQRLAHSEEFRFLDKAAIVTDFDRKGTNLCNSWRLCTITRVEEAKILVRLLPIWIAGVIFSAAYCQMATTFIQQGSAMNTKIKSFSVPPASLSSFEVVSVMAWVLAYNKIIAPATRRIYNNEMGLSQLQRIGIGQFMMILAMATAAFTESRRLHSAEAGAELTIAWQLPQYFIVAGSEAFCFIAQHEFFYSQAPEMMKSMCTAISLLAISLGSYLSSLILTLVVRFTANGGSPGWIPDDLNKGHLDFYFLLLTSICTLNLTAYVFTSRNYRPKQVVRHTL; this is encoded by the exons ATGGCAGTAACGCTTCAAATGCATCAAATGTTGCAATTTGGGGAG GGGGTGACGATGATTACCTTGTCTGCTTTAACTCCATCACTGAAGGTACCTTCATGTGAAGAAGGTTCATGTCATTCAGCAAATGGAGGTCAGACTCTTGCATTCTTCTCTGGTTTGTATCTTGTTGCATTCGGCAGTGGAGGTGTCAAGGCTGCTCTGCTTCCCTTCGGCGCAGATCAATTCAGTGATGACAACATCGAAGAAAGACAAAGGAAAAGTTctttctttagtttgttttatgtTTGCTTGAATATTGGTGGTCTATTTTCAAGCACTGTGATAGTGTGGATACAGGAAAATTTAAGCTGGGCACTCGGCTTTGGTATCACCGCAGTGTGCATAGCTATAGCTTTAGTTGGGTTTTTGTTAGGAACACCGGCATATCATTTGCGAGCGCCAAGTGGGACGAGTTCGTTGAAGAGTGTTCTTCaggttgtgattgctgcattcaGGAAGATTCGGTTGGAAGTTCCTCTTGATAGCCGGCTCTTATACGAGGTGGATGATACAACTGCACAGAATTTCGGACGCCAAAGACTAGCACATTCCGAAGAATTCAG ATTTCTAGATAAGGCGGCTATAGTCACAGACTTTGACCGAAAGGGCACAAATCTTTGCAATTCTTGGAGGCTTTGTACAATAACTCGAGTCGAAGAGGCAAAGATACTCGTTCGTTTGCTGCCAATATGGATAGCTGGTGTCATCTTTTCAGCTGCATATTGTCAAATGGCAACTACTTTTATCCAGCAAGGGAGCGCGATGAACACAAAGATCAAATCCTTCTCGGTTCCTCCTGCTTCTCTGTCTTCCTTTGAGGTTGTCAGTGTTATGGCCTGGGTCCTGGCTTACAACAAAATCATAGCACCGGCGACAAGAAGAATTTACAATAATGAAATGGGACTTTCTCAGCTACAGAGGATCGGGATCGGTCAATTTATGATGATCTTGGCAATGGCAACAGCTGCATTTACAGAGTCCCGAAGATTACACAGCGCCGAGGCTGGTGCAGAATTAACAATCGCTTGGCAACTGCCCCAGTACTTCATCGTGGCCGGCTCCGAGGCCTTCTGCTTCATCGCACAGCATGAATTCTTCTACAGCCAGGCACCTGAGATGATGAAGAGCATGTGCACAGCTATCTCATTGCTTGCCATCTCGCTGGGAAGTTACTTGAGTTCTCTTATCTTGACACTCGTGGTTCGATTCACGGCGAATGGAGGAAGTCCAGGGTGGATACCAGATGATCTGAACAAAGGCCACTTAGATTTTTACTTCCTGTTGCTAACAAGCATCTGTACATTGAATCTCACAGCTTATGTTTTCACGTCGAGGAATTACAGGCCGAAGCAGGTCGTGCGGCACACACTTTGA
- the LOC122045079 gene encoding uncharacterized protein LOC122045079: MSKQRSGGRGAMRGDRRSSADASEVVLWREEEDDGGGVVEANGEEAGWKCWRHLSQPRYGVCPACLRDRLLLLCPDCARTRPCICGSFASSSSSSSSFSSRSSAEPIRSGSRRGDGAEIGAVGPVMRLIEREPAFQRSRSVGLQLLRSKPTAADVEPSPSRSRGPKIWAPFWRRNQPMEDTKQPNLYRSRSVAAGHLPDAGAGAETEGIRKRLRWHFPSPIKALRSRIATAKAVVR, translated from the coding sequence ATGTCGAAGCAGAGAAGTGGAGGCCGAGGCGCGATGAGGGGCGACCGGAGATCCTCGGCCGATGCCTCGGAGGTGGTTCTGTGGCGAGAGGAAGAGGACGACGGCGGCGGAGTTGTGGAGGCGAATGGGGAAGAGGCCGGGTGGAAGTGCTGGCGGCACCTGTCGCAGCCTCGCTACGGCGTCTGCCCCGCTTGCCTCCGCGACCGCCTCCTCCTTCTCTGCCCTGATTGCGCCCGCACCCGCCCCTGCATTTGCGGTAGCTTcgcatcctcctcctcctcctcctcttctttttcttcccgtTCCTCCGCCGAGCCCATCAGATCCGGCTCTCGGAGAGGCGACGGCGCGGAGATCGGCGCGGTCGGGCCCGTCATGCGTCTCATCGAGCGCGAGCCGGCCTTCCAGCGGTCGCGATCGGTCGGGTTGCAGCTTCTCAGGTCGAAGCCGACGGCCGCCGACGTGGAGCCTTCGCCTTCGAGGTCGCGAGGGCCCAAGATTTGGGCGCCGTTCTGGAGGCGAAACCAGCCGATGGAGGACACAAAACAACCCAATCTCTACAGATCGAGGTCAGTGGCCGCCGGGCACTTGCCTGACGCCGGCGCCGGAGCGGAAACGGAGGGAATAAGGAAGCGGTTGCGGTGGCACTTCCCGAGCCCTATCAAGGCGTTGCGGAGCAGGATAGCGACGGCGAAGGCGGTGGTGCGGTAG
- the LOC122045077 gene encoding uncharacterized protein At1g51745-like translates to MGVSEDGDGGGIAVHYSVGTIVWVRRRNGSWWPGRILGPEELSVSHLMSPRSGTPVKLLGREDASVDWYNLEKSKRVKAFRCGEFDGCIEKAESSLGVPVKKREKYARREDAILHALELERKQNEMKQQKQGIISDGIAANSLGIPKGEFTDFSPSHTVIRNEESSMQAKCPIRKSTLPRNANLLYEEENGNNSSNIIVGKDSKQIGQKEGISSTINRVKGLQDLCPLISPKKKFLQSVASPNTKGLIENNVDSLPSAVHIVRGKGNARSSNLFMSIKRKRSQLEGGLVEESLVKKRDRCRPLVQVLQSSAQLQASQIDHFPGLVTLEGGKDDLGAVHRATQSKSIYLPLDSVDFPDNGGYSSDDVQTPSNQFEMEVCVDHSSFVEDCTSLEVIRTNDSDSSLVDYLETEIEERDILGDTDQLLASSRPNDHFPSSSHKSPDMENLEMSFSGYHSHPYEHSPAEVGVSQWHFKGKRNSRCLVKRPFDVRTEKICASKLDKFDGSAWLTAYGAKGPTLRMTKTESSSDMNAELGLCHIKSEQNHASEELDLIGDDVLQEQMNGYNGQNYPLVAKAARDLGRSQISFKNLGSDSHLTSVFGWKADELSDRTRIELLEESDEFFDPLYTSFSRGMASNLFNVDLKVKTSYHGEHVPLVSLMSRFNGKAIIGHPVQVEILEDGSINQYFPSNHTFPDGNTTHRPVWRTARRTAMQRVPRSNPVTSSWENDEAIQSHYSKGENKCPPNVLFGYSKNQLRPTKKKLFYPHQPPSGNFLKTPHKKVNLPSQKTRTLSSFASEKKLGRANGEVRFARGCNLLGGLMKSEGQMPLITCVPAKVAFSRILEAVGRSSPTITLFRLSDAAIIDPS, encoded by the exons ATGGGGGTTTCTGAGGATGGGGACGGTGGTGGTATCGCCGTTCATTACAGCGTTGGGACGATCGTCTGGGTGCGGCGGAGGAACGGATCCTGGTGGCCAGGAAGGATTCTTGGTCCTGAAGAGCTGTCGGTGTCTCATCTAATGTCCCCTAGGTCAGGGACGCCAGTTAAGCTACTCGGAAGGGAGGATGCTAGCGT GGACTGGTACAACTTAGAGAAATCCAAACGGGTTAAGGCATTTCGCTGTGGGGAGTTTGATGGTTGCATTGAAAAGGCTGAATCTTCTCTAGGAGTTCCTGTAAAGAAAAGGGAGAAATATGCACGGCGAGAGGATGCTATCCTTCATGCTCTTGAACTTGAAAGAAAGCAGAATGAAATGAAACAGCAAAAACAAGGCATCATATCCGATGGAATTGCTGCCAATAGTTTAGGTATTCCAAAAGGAGAGTTCACGGACTTTTCACCCTCACATACTGTCATCAGAAATGAAGAGTCCTCGATGCAAGCTAAATGTCCTATTCGGAAGTCTACACTTCCCAGGAATGCAAATCTTTTGTATGAGGAAGAAAATGGGAACAATTCTTCAAATATAATTGTAGGAAAGGATAGCAAGCAAATAGGACAAAAGGAAGGAATTTCTTCAACCATTAATCGGGTGAAAGGACTGCAGGATTTATGCCCACTGATTTCTCCAAAGAAAAAATTCCTTCAGTCAGTTGCTTCACCAAATACCAAGGGGCTCATTGAAAACAATGTGGATTCTCTTCCCAGTGCTGTGCATATAGTCAGAGGTAAAGGTAATGCCAGGAGCTCGAATCTTTTCATGTCAATTAAAAGAAAAAGGTCACAGTTGGAGGGTGGTTTGGTGGAAGAATCTCTAGTCAAAAAGCGGGATAGATGCCGACCACTAGTACAAGTTTTACAAAGTAGTGCACAGTTGCAGGCTTCTCAGATTGATCACTTTCCTGGACTTGTAACTCTGGAAGGGGGCAAAGATGATTTGGGTGCTGTACATCGGGCAACACAGAGCAAGTCTATCTATCTGCCATTGGATTCAGTTGATTTTCCTGATAATGGAGGTTATTCTTCTGATGATGTGCAAACACCATCCAACCAGTTCGAAATGGAAGTTTGTGTTGACCATTCTTCTTTCGTTGAAGATTGCACATCTTTGGAGGTGATAAGGACAAATGACTCTGATTCTTCACTAGTGGATTACTTGGAAACAGAGATAGAGGAAAGAGATATCCTAGGAG ATACTGATCAATTGCTTGCATCATCTAGACCAAATGATCACTTCCCTTCTTCATCTCATAAATCTCCAGATATGGAAAATCTCGAAATGTCATTTTCTGGTTACCACTCACATCCCTATGAACATTCTCCTGCTGAGGTGGGAGTTTCTCAATGGCACTTTAAGGGCAAACGCAACAGCCGTTGCCTAGTTAAGAGGCCATTTGATGTTAGGACTGAGAAAATCTGTGCCTCCAAGTTAGATAAATTTGATGGTTCTGCATGGTTAACTGCATATGGAGCCAAAGGTCCCACTTTGAGGATGACAAAAACGGAATCCTCTAGCGATATGAATGCTGAGCTAGGTTTATGTCATATTAAAAGTGAGCAAAATCATGCATCAGAGGAACTTGATTTAATTGGCGATGATGTTCTACAGGAACAAATGAATGGATATAATGGGCAAAATTATCCTTTAGTCGCTAAAGCTGCTAGGGATCTTGGTAGAAGTCAGATTAGCTTCAAAAATTTGGGAAGTGATTCACATTTAACATCTGTATTTGGCTGGAAAGCTGATGAACTATCTGATCGAACACGCATAGAACTTTTGGAAGAATCTGATGAATTCTTTGATCCTCTTTATACTTCTTTCAGCAGAGGGATGGCGTCTAACCTATTTAATGTTGATCTGAAAGTCAAAACAAGCTATCACGGTGAACACGTTCCTCTTGTTTCTTTAATGAGTAGATTTAATGGAAAAGCAATTATAGGGCACCCTGTGCAGGTTGAAATCTTAGAAGATGGTTCTATCAATCAATATTTTCCTAGCAATCACACTTTTCCTGATGGAAATACAACACACCGACCTGTCTGGAGGACTGCCAGAAGAACTGCCATGCAAAGAGTTCCTCGGTCAAATCCAGTGACATCATCTTGGGAAAATGATGAAGCTATACAATCTCATTATTCAAAGGGAGAAAACAAATGCCCGCCAAATGTGCTTTTTGGTTATTCAAAGAATCAGTTGAGGCCAACAAAGAAGAAACTATTTTATCCTCACCAACCACCCTCAGGGAATTTCCTGAAGACAccacataaaaaagtaaactTGCCGAGCCAAAAAACTAGAACACTATCATCTTTTGCATCTGAAAAGAAACTTGGTCGTGCAAATGGTGAAGTCAGGTTTGCTAGGGGTTGTAATTTATTGGGAGGTCTCATGAAATCAGAAGGGCAAATGCCTTTAATCACATGTGTCCCAGCAAAGGTAGCGTTTAGCAGGATTTTAGAAGCAGTTGGAAGGTCATCACCCACCATAACTCTATTTCGATTGTCAGATGCAGCAATAATTGATCCATCATAG
- the LOC122045078 gene encoding protein NRT1/ PTR FAMILY 8.3-like isoform X1, translated as MEQDDYLEIGEQAPLIAKSCSSGHCNDTTLKEEHDEPLFPYRYNINKAPTIILGFECLESTAYYGIATNMVVYLGTVLNGSNASNASNVAIWGGTCYFTPLIGAVLTDSFLGNYKTILVSLLIYLLGVTMITLSALTPSLKVPSCEEGSCHSANGGQTLAFFSGLYLVAFGSGGVKAALLPFGADQFSDDNIEERQRKSSFFSLFYVCLNIGGLFSSTVIVWIQENLSWALGFGITAVCIAIALVGFLLGTPAYHLRAPSGTSSLKSVLQVVIAAFRKIRLEVPLDSRLLYEVDDTTAQNFGRQRLAHSEEFRFLDKAAIVTDFDRKGTNLCNSWRLCTITRVEEAKILVRLLPIWIAGVIFSAAYCQMATTFIQQGSAMNTKIKSFSVPPASLSSFEVVSVMAWVLAYNKIIAPATRRIYNNEMGLSQLQRIGIGQFMMILAMATAAFTESRRLHSAEAGAELTIAWQLPQYFIVAGSEAFCFIAQHEFFYSQAPEMMKSMCTAISLLAISLGSYLSSLILTLVVRFTANGGSPGWIPDDLNKGHLDFYFLLLTSICTLNLTAYVFTSRNYRPKQVVRHTL; from the exons ATGGAACAAGATGACTATCTGGAGATAGGAGAGCAAGCGCCTTTGATTGCTAAG AGTTGTTCATCGGGCCATTGCAATGATACTACTTTGAAGGAAGAACATGATGAACCTCTATTTCCATATAGATACAACATTAATAAAGCTCCGACAATTATTTTGG GATTTGAATGCTTGGAGAGCACTGCTTATTATGGAATCGCGACAAACATGGTTGTATATCTTGGCACCGTCCTAAATGGCAGTAACGCTTCAAATGCATCAAATGTTGCAATTTGGGGAGGTACATGCTATTTCACACCGCTGATTGGAGCTGTACTAACTGATAGTTTCTTGGGAAATTACAAGACAATTTTGGTCTCTCTTCTAATCTATCTCCTA GGGGTGACGATGATTACCTTGTCTGCTTTAACTCCATCACTGAAGGTACCTTCATGTGAAGAAGGTTCATGTCATTCAGCAAATGGAGGTCAGACTCTTGCATTCTTCTCTGGTTTGTATCTTGTTGCATTCGGCAGTGGAGGTGTCAAGGCTGCTCTGCTTCCCTTCGGCGCAGATCAATTCAGTGATGACAACATCGAAGAAAGACAAAGGAAAAGTTctttctttagtttgttttatgtTTGCTTGAATATTGGTGGTCTATTTTCAAGCACTGTGATAGTGTGGATACAGGAAAATTTAAGCTGGGCACTCGGCTTTGGTATCACCGCAGTGTGCATAGCTATAGCTTTAGTTGGGTTTTTGTTAGGAACACCGGCATATCATTTGCGAGCGCCAAGTGGGACGAGTTCGTTGAAGAGTGTTCTTCaggttgtgattgctgcattcaGGAAGATTCGGTTGGAAGTTCCTCTTGATAGCCGGCTCTTATACGAGGTGGATGATACAACTGCACAGAATTTCGGACGCCAAAGACTAGCACATTCCGAAGAATTCAG ATTTCTAGATAAGGCGGCTATAGTCACAGACTTTGACCGAAAGGGCACAAATCTTTGCAATTCTTGGAGGCTTTGTACAATAACTCGAGTCGAAGAGGCAAAGATACTCGTTCGTTTGCTGCCAATATGGATAGCTGGTGTCATCTTTTCAGCTGCATATTGTCAAATGGCAACTACTTTTATCCAGCAAGGGAGCGCGATGAACACAAAGATCAAATCCTTCTCGGTTCCTCCTGCTTCTCTGTCTTCCTTTGAGGTTGTCAGTGTTATGGCCTGGGTCCTGGCTTACAACAAAATCATAGCACCGGCGACAAGAAGAATTTACAATAATGAAATGGGACTTTCTCAGCTACAGAGGATCGGGATCGGTCAATTTATGATGATCTTGGCAATGGCAACAGCTGCATTTACAGAGTCCCGAAGATTACACAGCGCCGAGGCTGGTGCAGAATTAACAATCGCTTGGCAACTGCCCCAGTACTTCATCGTGGCCGGCTCCGAGGCCTTCTGCTTCATCGCACAGCATGAATTCTTCTACAGCCAGGCACCTGAGATGATGAAGAGCATGTGCACAGCTATCTCATTGCTTGCCATCTCGCTGGGAAGTTACTTGAGTTCTCTTATCTTGACACTCGTGGTTCGATTCACGGCGAATGGAGGAAGTCCAGGGTGGATACCAGATGATCTGAACAAAGGCCACTTAGATTTTTACTTCCTGTTGCTAACAAGCATCTGTACATTGAATCTCACAGCTTATGTTTTCACGTCGAGGAATTACAGGCCGAAGCAGGTCGTGCGGCACACACTTTGA